A single region of the Denticeps clupeoides chromosome 18, fDenClu1.1, whole genome shotgun sequence genome encodes:
- the lingo2 gene encoding leucine-rich repeat and immunoglobulin-like domain-containing nogo receptor-interacting protein 2 isoform X3: MVDCMNRVMLHTAISCWHPLLGLVLVAVFVGSALGCPARCDCSAQSRSVICHRKRLPSIPDGIPIETRVLDLSKNKLQAINPDDFSAYPQLEELDLSGNTVAYVEPGAFSGLYNMHTLSLKSNRIKLIPLGVFTGLSNLTTLDISDNKIVILLDYMFQDLHNLKSLEVGDNDLVYISHRAFSGLLSLEELSLERCNLTVVPTEALSHLHSLVSLHMKHLSISTLHPYSFKKLFRLRHLEIENWPSLDVFPANTLHGLNLTTLSVTHTNLSVFPYQALRHQSHLTHLNLSFNRIRHIEEGMLQDLVRLRELRLVGAQLSTIEPYAFQGLRGLRVLNVSNNRLDTVEKGVFQSPEALEVLLINDNPLVCDCRLMWLLQKRHSISFGEAQPECSTPEGIRGRPFKEFKEALLSYYVTCTKPKIRENKTQIVSVDEGQTARLHCSAEGTPRPLVSWLTPGRRHLTNRSHGRLTVHNNGTLEIKMSEVQDGGVYLCVASNTAGNDTLLVSLAVKNLGSLYANRTQSYTDHGNDTANGTNPPNLTMGMDLKTILVSTAMGCFTFLGVVLFCFLLLFVWSRGKGKHKNNIDIEYVPRSKSNGASAEAIDQGAGPRRFNMKMI; this comes from the coding sequence ATGGTCGACTGTATGAACAGAGTCATGCTGCACACAGCCATCTCATGCTGGCACCCGCTGCTGGGCCTGGTCCTGGTGGCCGTCTTCGTGGGCTCCGCCCTGGGCTGCCCCGCCCGATGCGACTGCTCCGCACAGAGCCGCTCGGTCATCTGTCACCGGAAGCGCTTGCCGTCCATTCCCGACGGTATCCCCATCGAGACACGGGTCCTGGACCTGAGCAAGAACAAGCTGCAGGCCATCAACCCCGACGACTTCTCTGCCTACCcacagctggaggagctggacctgAGTGGAAACACTGTCGCCTATGTGGAGCCTGGGGCTTTCAGCGGACTTTACAACATGCACACGCTCAGCCTCAAAAGCAACCGTATTAAACTAATTCCCCTGGGAGTCTTCACCGGCCTCTCCAACCTCACCACGCTGGACATCAGTGACAACAAGATAGTTATCCTGTTGGATTACATGTTCCAGGACCTCCATAATCTCAAATCGCTGGAGGTGGGGGACAATGACCTGGTCTATATTTCGCACCGGGCTTTCAGCGGCCTCCTGAGTTTGGAGGAGCTCTCGCTAGAGCGCTGTAACCTGACGGTGGTGCCCACAGAGGCGCTCTCCCACCTGCACAGCCTGGTGAGCCTCCACATGAAGCACCTGAGCATCAGCACCTTGCACCCCTACTCCTTCAAGAAGCTTTTCAGGCTGCGCCACCTGGAGATCGAGAACTGGCCCTCGCTGGACGTTTTCCCTGCCAACACTCTCCACGGCCTCAACCTGACCACGCTGTCCGTCACCCACACCAACCTCTCTGTCTTTCCCTACCAGGCCCTTCGGCACCAGTCTCACCTCACCCACCTCAACCTCTCCTTCAACCGCATCAGGCACATCGAGGAGGGCATGCTGCAGGACCTGGTGCGGCTGCGGGAGCTGCGCCTGGTCGGGGCTCAGCTCAGTACCATAGAGCCCTACGCCTTCCAGGGCCTGCGGGGACTCAGGGTCCTCAACGTCTCCAACAATCGCCTGGACACCGTGGAGAAAGGGGTGTTCCAATCGCCGGAGGCCCTGGAGGTGCTGCTGATCAACGACAACCCGTTGGTGTGCGACTGCCGCCTCATGTGGCTCCTCCAGAAGCGCCACTCCATCTCGTTCGGCGAGGCCCAGCCGGAGTGCAGCACGCCGGAGGGCATCCGTGGGCGGCCCTTCAAAGAGTTCAAGGAGGCGCTGCTCTCCTACTACGTCACCTGCACCAAGCCCAAGATCCGCGAGAACAAGACGCAGATCGTGTCGGTGGACGAGGGCCAGACGGCCCGCCTGCACTGCAGCGCCGAGGGCACGCCCCGGCCGCTGGTGTCATGGCTCACGCCCGGCCGGCGCCACCTCACCAACCGCAGCCACGGCAGGCTGACGGTGCACAACAACGGCACGCTGGAGATAAAGATGAGCGAGGTTCAGGACGGCggggtgtatttgtgtgtggcGTCCAACACGGCGGGTAACGACACGCTATTGGTCTCCCTGGCGGTGAAAAACCTGGGTTCGCTGTACGCCAACAGGACCCAGTCCTACACGGACCACGGCAATGACACGGCCAATGGGACCAACCCGCCCAACCTGACAATGGGCATGGATCTAAAGACCATCCTGGTGTCGACAGCCATGGGCTGCTTCACCTTCCTGGGCGTGGTCTTGTTCTGCTTCTTGCTCCTGTTTGTTTGGAGCCGGGGCAAAGgcaaacataaaaacaacataGACATCGAGTACGTGCCACGTTCCAAGTCCAATGGCGCGTCCGCGGAGGCAATAGACCAGGGCGCGGGCCCCCGCCGCTTTaacatgaaaatgatttaa
- the lingo2 gene encoding leucine-rich repeat and immunoglobulin-like domain-containing nogo receptor-interacting protein 2 isoform X1: protein MRTREWCDRMVDCMNRVMLHTAISCWHPLLGLVLVAVFVGSALGCPARCDCSAQSRSVICHRKRLPSIPDGIPIETRVLDLSKNKLQAINPDDFSAYPQLEELDLSGNTVAYVEPGAFSGLYNMHTLSLKSNRIKLIPLGVFTGLSNLTTLDISDNKIVILLDYMFQDLHNLKSLEVGDNDLVYISHRAFSGLLSLEELSLERCNLTVVPTEALSHLHSLVSLHMKHLSISTLHPYSFKKLFRLRHLEIENWPSLDVFPANTLHGLNLTTLSVTHTNLSVFPYQALRHQSHLTHLNLSFNRIRHIEEGMLQDLVRLRELRLVGAQLSTIEPYAFQGLRGLRVLNVSNNRLDTVEKGVFQSPEALEVLLINDNPLVCDCRLMWLLQKRHSISFGEAQPECSTPEGIRGRPFKEFKEALLSYYVTCTKPKIRENKTQIVSVDEGQTARLHCSAEGTPRPLVSWLTPGRRHLTNRSHGRLTVHNNGTLEIKMSEVQDGGVYLCVASNTAGNDTLLVSLAVKNLGSLYANRTQSYTDHGNDTANGTNPPNLTMGMDLKTILVSTAMGCFTFLGVVLFCFLLLFVWSRGKGKHKNNIDIEYVPRSKSNGASAEAIDQGAGPRRFNMKMI from the exons ATGAGAACACGTGAG tggTGTGACAGAATGGTCGACTGTATGAACAGAGTCATGCTGCACACAGCCATCTCATGCTGGCACCCGCTGCTGGGCCTGGTCCTGGTGGCCGTCTTCGTGGGCTCCGCCCTGGGCTGCCCCGCCCGATGCGACTGCTCCGCACAGAGCCGCTCGGTCATCTGTCACCGGAAGCGCTTGCCGTCCATTCCCGACGGTATCCCCATCGAGACACGGGTCCTGGACCTGAGCAAGAACAAGCTGCAGGCCATCAACCCCGACGACTTCTCTGCCTACCcacagctggaggagctggacctgAGTGGAAACACTGTCGCCTATGTGGAGCCTGGGGCTTTCAGCGGACTTTACAACATGCACACGCTCAGCCTCAAAAGCAACCGTATTAAACTAATTCCCCTGGGAGTCTTCACCGGCCTCTCCAACCTCACCACGCTGGACATCAGTGACAACAAGATAGTTATCCTGTTGGATTACATGTTCCAGGACCTCCATAATCTCAAATCGCTGGAGGTGGGGGACAATGACCTGGTCTATATTTCGCACCGGGCTTTCAGCGGCCTCCTGAGTTTGGAGGAGCTCTCGCTAGAGCGCTGTAACCTGACGGTGGTGCCCACAGAGGCGCTCTCCCACCTGCACAGCCTGGTGAGCCTCCACATGAAGCACCTGAGCATCAGCACCTTGCACCCCTACTCCTTCAAGAAGCTTTTCAGGCTGCGCCACCTGGAGATCGAGAACTGGCCCTCGCTGGACGTTTTCCCTGCCAACACTCTCCACGGCCTCAACCTGACCACGCTGTCCGTCACCCACACCAACCTCTCTGTCTTTCCCTACCAGGCCCTTCGGCACCAGTCTCACCTCACCCACCTCAACCTCTCCTTCAACCGCATCAGGCACATCGAGGAGGGCATGCTGCAGGACCTGGTGCGGCTGCGGGAGCTGCGCCTGGTCGGGGCTCAGCTCAGTACCATAGAGCCCTACGCCTTCCAGGGCCTGCGGGGACTCAGGGTCCTCAACGTCTCCAACAATCGCCTGGACACCGTGGAGAAAGGGGTGTTCCAATCGCCGGAGGCCCTGGAGGTGCTGCTGATCAACGACAACCCGTTGGTGTGCGACTGCCGCCTCATGTGGCTCCTCCAGAAGCGCCACTCCATCTCGTTCGGCGAGGCCCAGCCGGAGTGCAGCACGCCGGAGGGCATCCGTGGGCGGCCCTTCAAAGAGTTCAAGGAGGCGCTGCTCTCCTACTACGTCACCTGCACCAAGCCCAAGATCCGCGAGAACAAGACGCAGATCGTGTCGGTGGACGAGGGCCAGACGGCCCGCCTGCACTGCAGCGCCGAGGGCACGCCCCGGCCGCTGGTGTCATGGCTCACGCCCGGCCGGCGCCACCTCACCAACCGCAGCCACGGCAGGCTGACGGTGCACAACAACGGCACGCTGGAGATAAAGATGAGCGAGGTTCAGGACGGCggggtgtatttgtgtgtggcGTCCAACACGGCGGGTAACGACACGCTATTGGTCTCCCTGGCGGTGAAAAACCTGGGTTCGCTGTACGCCAACAGGACCCAGTCCTACACGGACCACGGCAATGACACGGCCAATGGGACCAACCCGCCCAACCTGACAATGGGCATGGATCTAAAGACCATCCTGGTGTCGACAGCCATGGGCTGCTTCACCTTCCTGGGCGTGGTCTTGTTCTGCTTCTTGCTCCTGTTTGTTTGGAGCCGGGGCAAAGgcaaacataaaaacaacataGACATCGAGTACGTGCCACGTTCCAAGTCCAATGGCGCGTCCGCGGAGGCAATAGACCAGGGCGCGGGCCCCCGCCGCTTTaacatgaaaatgatttaa
- the lingo2 gene encoding leucine-rich repeat and immunoglobulin-like domain-containing nogo receptor-interacting protein 2 isoform X2: MWCDRMVDCMNRVMLHTAISCWHPLLGLVLVAVFVGSALGCPARCDCSAQSRSVICHRKRLPSIPDGIPIETRVLDLSKNKLQAINPDDFSAYPQLEELDLSGNTVAYVEPGAFSGLYNMHTLSLKSNRIKLIPLGVFTGLSNLTTLDISDNKIVILLDYMFQDLHNLKSLEVGDNDLVYISHRAFSGLLSLEELSLERCNLTVVPTEALSHLHSLVSLHMKHLSISTLHPYSFKKLFRLRHLEIENWPSLDVFPANTLHGLNLTTLSVTHTNLSVFPYQALRHQSHLTHLNLSFNRIRHIEEGMLQDLVRLRELRLVGAQLSTIEPYAFQGLRGLRVLNVSNNRLDTVEKGVFQSPEALEVLLINDNPLVCDCRLMWLLQKRHSISFGEAQPECSTPEGIRGRPFKEFKEALLSYYVTCTKPKIRENKTQIVSVDEGQTARLHCSAEGTPRPLVSWLTPGRRHLTNRSHGRLTVHNNGTLEIKMSEVQDGGVYLCVASNTAGNDTLLVSLAVKNLGSLYANRTQSYTDHGNDTANGTNPPNLTMGMDLKTILVSTAMGCFTFLGVVLFCFLLLFVWSRGKGKHKNNIDIEYVPRSKSNGASAEAIDQGAGPRRFNMKMI; this comes from the coding sequence tggTGTGACAGAATGGTCGACTGTATGAACAGAGTCATGCTGCACACAGCCATCTCATGCTGGCACCCGCTGCTGGGCCTGGTCCTGGTGGCCGTCTTCGTGGGCTCCGCCCTGGGCTGCCCCGCCCGATGCGACTGCTCCGCACAGAGCCGCTCGGTCATCTGTCACCGGAAGCGCTTGCCGTCCATTCCCGACGGTATCCCCATCGAGACACGGGTCCTGGACCTGAGCAAGAACAAGCTGCAGGCCATCAACCCCGACGACTTCTCTGCCTACCcacagctggaggagctggacctgAGTGGAAACACTGTCGCCTATGTGGAGCCTGGGGCTTTCAGCGGACTTTACAACATGCACACGCTCAGCCTCAAAAGCAACCGTATTAAACTAATTCCCCTGGGAGTCTTCACCGGCCTCTCCAACCTCACCACGCTGGACATCAGTGACAACAAGATAGTTATCCTGTTGGATTACATGTTCCAGGACCTCCATAATCTCAAATCGCTGGAGGTGGGGGACAATGACCTGGTCTATATTTCGCACCGGGCTTTCAGCGGCCTCCTGAGTTTGGAGGAGCTCTCGCTAGAGCGCTGTAACCTGACGGTGGTGCCCACAGAGGCGCTCTCCCACCTGCACAGCCTGGTGAGCCTCCACATGAAGCACCTGAGCATCAGCACCTTGCACCCCTACTCCTTCAAGAAGCTTTTCAGGCTGCGCCACCTGGAGATCGAGAACTGGCCCTCGCTGGACGTTTTCCCTGCCAACACTCTCCACGGCCTCAACCTGACCACGCTGTCCGTCACCCACACCAACCTCTCTGTCTTTCCCTACCAGGCCCTTCGGCACCAGTCTCACCTCACCCACCTCAACCTCTCCTTCAACCGCATCAGGCACATCGAGGAGGGCATGCTGCAGGACCTGGTGCGGCTGCGGGAGCTGCGCCTGGTCGGGGCTCAGCTCAGTACCATAGAGCCCTACGCCTTCCAGGGCCTGCGGGGACTCAGGGTCCTCAACGTCTCCAACAATCGCCTGGACACCGTGGAGAAAGGGGTGTTCCAATCGCCGGAGGCCCTGGAGGTGCTGCTGATCAACGACAACCCGTTGGTGTGCGACTGCCGCCTCATGTGGCTCCTCCAGAAGCGCCACTCCATCTCGTTCGGCGAGGCCCAGCCGGAGTGCAGCACGCCGGAGGGCATCCGTGGGCGGCCCTTCAAAGAGTTCAAGGAGGCGCTGCTCTCCTACTACGTCACCTGCACCAAGCCCAAGATCCGCGAGAACAAGACGCAGATCGTGTCGGTGGACGAGGGCCAGACGGCCCGCCTGCACTGCAGCGCCGAGGGCACGCCCCGGCCGCTGGTGTCATGGCTCACGCCCGGCCGGCGCCACCTCACCAACCGCAGCCACGGCAGGCTGACGGTGCACAACAACGGCACGCTGGAGATAAAGATGAGCGAGGTTCAGGACGGCggggtgtatttgtgtgtggcGTCCAACACGGCGGGTAACGACACGCTATTGGTCTCCCTGGCGGTGAAAAACCTGGGTTCGCTGTACGCCAACAGGACCCAGTCCTACACGGACCACGGCAATGACACGGCCAATGGGACCAACCCGCCCAACCTGACAATGGGCATGGATCTAAAGACCATCCTGGTGTCGACAGCCATGGGCTGCTTCACCTTCCTGGGCGTGGTCTTGTTCTGCTTCTTGCTCCTGTTTGTTTGGAGCCGGGGCAAAGgcaaacataaaaacaacataGACATCGAGTACGTGCCACGTTCCAAGTCCAATGGCGCGTCCGCGGAGGCAATAGACCAGGGCGCGGGCCCCCGCCGCTTTaacatgaaaatgatttaa